The Garra rufa chromosome 23, GarRuf1.0, whole genome shotgun sequence genome includes a region encoding these proteins:
- the apbb1 gene encoding amyloid beta precursor protein binding family B member 1, whose product MSVKSPSDLLNENTYIPPSLTLDLCLSHERKLGLTDTRGSTPLSLKSQLNYGSTTSIQLLKGIMGGLDDDDVSLRHQEDEWSRNQENEHGPPGSEGNAKWMKEDQNQICKLAEQQQDQNLNLVENKNESIDRNPNQNSQRRHEEKNKTLKALCSDLRGWAADEPLLIYSSDTLTEKNQESQEQMRDEEAEREKEENLNPGECENRDSSEIQKKGGEGGGRNACLLFGKNGVPSDEDSSCMSLSQGSTASSTPDGEPESYWDGSAFETDKDLPAGWMRVQDTSGTYYWHIPTGTTQWEPPGPLEERPASTSPADEPQITWSGVSHPNTFGEEEHWQKDDVASDESLKEFEGATLRYASINLSFSQSEEEEEQTYFSSSEGAKCFAVRSLGWVEISEEEMAPGRSSVAVNNCIRQLSYQKHNLDDTAGIWGEGKEMLLVLENETLNLIEPHGRTLLHSQPIISIRVWGVGRDDGRDFAYVARDKLTHVLKCHVFRCDTPAKNIATSLHDICSKIMAQRKSSSRLNTDPSRHKDIPFQEFPAPKNELVQRFQVRYLGRVQVTKPVGMEVINVALETALNSKDKEECTPVTVNVASATLTILTSETEEVLSECRVRFLSFMGVGKDVHTFAFIMAEGPGDFICHMFWCDPNAASLSEAVQAACMLRYQKCLDARPPNSSASSCLPGPPADSVARRVGSSVKKSVQSLLGSFKRSGSQTP is encoded by the exons ATGTCTGTGAAGAGCCCATCAGACCTGCTCAATGAAAACACGTACATCCCGCCATCACTGACCCTCGACCTCTGTTTATCACATGAAAGAAAGTTGGGCCTGACAGATACTCGTGGGTCAACTCCTCTTTCTCTTAAGAGTCAGCTTAATTACGGCAGCACAACCTCCATCCAGCTCCTCAAAGGCATTATGGGAGGACTAGATGATGACGACGTATCCCTCCGGCACCAGGAAGATGAATGGAGCAGAAACCAGGAGAATGAACACGGTCCTCCAGGCTCCGAAGGCAACGCCAAGTGGATGAAGGAAGATCAGAATCAAATATGCAAGTTAGCAGAGCAGCAGCAAGACCAGAATCTCAACCTGGTTGAAAACAAGAACGAATCCATCGACAGAAACCCAAACCAGAACTCACAGCGGCGCCACGAAGAGAAGAACAAGACCCTGAAAGCGCTCTGCTCTGACCTGCGCGGTTGGGCGGCCGACGAGCCGCTCCTGATATACTCTTCTGACACTCTGACGGAGAAGAATCAAGAAAGCCAAGAGCAGATGAGAGACGAGGAAGCggaaagagagaaagaggagaATTTAAACCCCGGTGAATGCGAGAACAGGGACTCATCTGAAATTCAGAAGAAAGGAGGTGAAGGTGGAGGCAGAAACGCTTGTTTGCTGTTCGGTAAGAACGGCGTTCCCAGCGATGAGGACTCCAGCTGCATGTCGCTGTCACAGGGAAGCACTGCGAGCAGCACCCCTGATGGAGAGCCAG AGTCCTACTGGGATGGCAGTGCATTCGAAACAGACAAGGACCTGCCCGCTGGCTGGATGCGAGTGCAGGACACATCAGGCACCTACTACTGGCACATCCCCACAGGAACCACGCAGTGGGAGCCACCTGGGCCCCTAGAGGAGAGACCGGCCAGCACATCACCTGCTGACGAGCCACAG ATTACATGGAGCGGTGTTTCTCATCCAAACACATTTGGTGAGGAGGAGCACTGGCAG AAGGACGATGTGGCTTCTGATGAAAGTCTGAAGGAGTTTGAGGGAGCGACTCTACGCTATGCCTCCATCAATCTCAG TTTTTCTCAGTCTGAGGAGGAAGAGGAACAGACCTATTTCAGCAGTAGCGAGGGGGCGAAG tgTTTTGCGGTGCGTTCTCTGGGCTGGGTGGAGATATCAGAAGAGGAAATGGCTCCTGGCAGGAGTAGCGTTGCCGTTAATAACTGTATCCGACAGCTGTCCTACCAGAAACACAATCTCGATGACACAGCTGGCATCTGGGGCGAG GGAAAGGAAATGCTTCTGGTGCTGGAGAACGAGACTCTGAATCTTATTGAGCCTCACGGTCGAACGCTGCTTCATTCTCAGCCGATCATCAGCATTCGTGTGTGGGGAGTCGGACGCGACGATGGCAG GGACTTTGCATATGTGGCACGAGACAAGTTGACTCACGTGCTCAAGTGTCATGTATTTCGCTGTGACACCCCTGCAAAGAACATCGCCACAAGTCTGCATGACATCTGCTCTAAG ATAATGGCCCAGAGGAAGTCATCCAGCAGACTGAACACTGACCCCTCAAGACATAAGGACATCCCTTTCCAGG AGTTCCCAGCTCCCAAGAATGAGCTGGTCCAGCGCTTCCAGGTGCGGTATTTGGGTCGTGTGCAAGTGACAAAGCCAGTCG GCATGGAGGTTATTAACGTGGCGTTGGAGACGGCTCTCAACAGCAAAGACAAAGAGGAGTGCACACCTGTGACTGTGAACGTGGCCTCCGCTACACTAACTATCCTGACTTCTGAG ACGGAGGAGGTTCTTTCCGAATGTCGTGTGCGTTTCCTGTCGTTTATGGGCGTGGGGAAGGATGTGCACACGTTTGCGTTCATAATGGCAGAGGGACCCGGAGACTTCATCTGTCACATGTTCTGGTGCGATCCAAACGCGGCGAGTCTCAGCGAGGCCGTGCAGGCCGCCTGTATG